The genomic segment TTCATCCTCCTGGTGCAGGTCGTGGTGTTCCTGCCGTGGATGGCCACCTTCCGTAATTATCGTCTGCGCGATCAATTGAGCGCCGCTTATATCGCCGCCCTGGTGCTCGATGCGGCGCCCGATGAAATGGTGCCCGAGCAGCTGAAGAACGATCTGCTCACCAGCGTCGGCGCCCAGTCGATCGCGCTTAAGCTCCCCTCGTCGCGCCGTCTTCTCGCCTCTTCCGACATGCCGCCGAGTGTCGACGAGCGCTACGATCTGCGCACGGCGACGCCGATGGAATCGATGATGTCGGCGTTGCGCACGCTGTTTGGCCGTCAGGGCCGAACGATCAGCGTCGTCGGCGACGCGCCCATGGGCGCTGAATATATCGACATCACCATCGACGAAACGGCGCTGCGCAACGTCATGTGGGCGCGGTCGATCAATGTGCTGCTGGTCTCGCTGACATTATCCGTGCTGCTGGCGGCGCTGGCGGTCGCGACCCTGCACATCTTCGTGCTGAGGCCCGTGCGCCGACTCACAGACAATCTGAAACGATACGGTGAAGATCCGGAAGACGCTTCGCGCATCATCGAGCCCTCGGGCCGCTTGCACGAGATCGGCGATGCCGAGACCGCTCTGGCCGGCATGCAAACGACGCTTGTCGACGAATTGCGGCAGAAGAAACATCTGGCGGCGCTCGGCCTCGCCGTCGCCAAGATCAATCACGATCTGCGCAACATGCTGTCGACGGCGCAATTGCTGTCGGACAGGCTGGCCTCTTCCTCCGATCCGGTGGTGCGCTCGACAGGCCCGAAGCTCATCGCCACCCTCGACCGTGCCATCAGCTATTGCCAGTCGACACTGACCTATGGACGGGCGGTGGAAAGCGCGCCGCAGTTCAGCCAGCTCGGCCTGCGCGCCCTGGTCGACGAGGCTTTCGAGGTGGTCGCGCCGCAAAGCCATCGCGTCGGGCTCGACAATGGTGTGGCCGACACTGTCAAGATCGTCGCCGACGCCGAGCAGATGCTGCGCGTTCTCCTCAACATGTGCCGCAACTCCGTCGATGCGCTCGATGCAGCGGGAACCCACGACGGCGAAGAGCCGCGGGTGAGCATCACCGCGCGGCGCGAGCCCGACAAGATCATCATCGAGATCGCCGACAATGGACCTGGCGTTCCGGCACGGGCGCGCGCGGCCATGTTCGAAGCGTTCCGTGGCTCGGCGCGCTCGGGCGGAACCGGCCTCGGCCTCGCCATCGCGGCCGAGATCGTGCACGCCCATGGCGGCGAAATCATCCTGCTGCCCCAGGACGCTGGCCCCGGCGCCACCTTCCGCATTCTGCTGCCGCCACGTGGCCTCTGAGTGATCCTGCTTGATCAGCGTTCCTGAGATTGATTAGGCTGCGACCTCCCTGGAGGAAGACTGCGTGGCGCTCCGCCGCGCAGCCGACAACAAGCAAGAGCAGCCATTCTCATGACAGCCGCCAAAACCGCCTCGCAACACGCCATTCAACGGCTGCTGCGGCCAAAATCCATC from the Beijerinckia sp. 28-YEA-48 genome contains:
- a CDS encoding HAMP domain-containing sensor histidine kinase; this encodes MDAKVGPGAVTESLPLEAPLPRERQRAVRIGLISRVLLGTVAFILLVQVVVFLPWMATFRNYRLRDQLSAAYIAALVLDAAPDEMVPEQLKNDLLTSVGAQSIALKLPSSRRLLASSDMPPSVDERYDLRTATPMESMMSALRTLFGRQGRTISVVGDAPMGAEYIDITIDETALRNVMWARSINVLLVSLTLSVLLAALAVATLHIFVLRPVRRLTDNLKRYGEDPEDASRIIEPSGRLHEIGDAETALAGMQTTLVDELRQKKHLAALGLAVAKINHDLRNMLSTAQLLSDRLASSSDPVVRSTGPKLIATLDRAISYCQSTLTYGRAVESAPQFSQLGLRALVDEAFEVVAPQSHRVGLDNGVADTVKIVADAEQMLRVLLNMCRNSVDALDAAGTHDGEEPRVSITARREPDKIIIEIADNGPGVPARARAAMFEAFRGSARSGGTGLGLAIAAEIVHAHGGEIILLPQDAGPGATFRILLPPRGL